ACTGTTCGAATTGGCTACGGATCCTCCGGGATTTGCACGGGATGAACCAGCAGAGAGCATGGGTGAGAAACTGATGTTGCCTGAATGGTATGAACCACAGCGCGAACAGATTGAACAATTGTTGCCACGAATTGAAGTACGTGAATGGAAAGGAGAGTCCAAATCATGACCACAACCAATACAATGAAACATATCTATAAAGCAGGTGCTCAGCCGGATGCTCCAACAATCCTGTTGCTTCATGGCACAGGGGGAACCGAGAACGATCTGATCGGTCTTGCGGAGATGATCGCGCCAGGAGCTGGCATACTTGGGGTGCGAGGTAACGTATCGGAGAACGGGATGCCCCGTTTCTTCCGCCGCTTGGCGGAAGGTATTTTTGATGAAGAAGATCTGATTGCTCGTACGGCAGAGTTGGGATCTTTTGTAGATGCAGCTGCGGCGGAATACGGTTTCGATCGGTCCAACGTGTATGCACTGGGTTACTCTAACGGTGCCAACATTGCGGCAAGCTTGATCTTCCATCAAGCGGATGTATTCAAAGGTGCAATTCTGCATCATCCAATGGTACCGCTGCGCGGACTGGAATTGCCGGATCTGAAAGGTCTGCCTGTGTTCATTGGTGCAGGCGAGAACGATCCGATTGTACCCAGACGTGAAACTGAGGAACTTGCTTCGCTGCTCAGTGGTGCAGGTGCGGATGTAAACACGTATTGGGAGCGCCAGGGTCATCAGTTGACTCGTACCGAGGCAGAAGCCGCGGCAGCTTGGTTTAAGACGCAGGCGTAAGATAGGGGTCTCCTTATTGAGTGATTGGTATATTTAGTCCTAGGTATCGTGAAGCTAAAGCAGTTAAAAACAGCCCTGATGGAAAATGAAATCGGGCTGTTTTTTTATTTTATTTTGGCTTGTGAAGCAAACGAAGAGTTGCTGTTATGTAAGCGTGACGAACGGGGTAAACATTTGAATAATCAATAGTTGAAGATGTATTCTTGTTATATTACTTAAATCCAACTAAAGATTTACATGACAACGGAGAAGACAGAAAAAAGAAGAACGAAGTGTTCTGTCATCGGAGTGCAGTGTAAATTGTATCAACATCATGAACTGGAGGGGTTAATGTGGAACGTAACATCAAGGAACTGGTACAGCGGATGACACTGGAGGAAAAAGCGGGTATGTGCTCGGGACTGGACTTTTGGCATCTGAAAGGGGTGGAGCGTCTTGGCATCCCATCCATCATGGTGACGGACGGACCTCACGGGCTGCGCAAGCAGGATGGGAGTGCAGATCATCTAGGACTTACGTCGAGCGTACCTGCAACCTGTTTTCCGTCTGCGGCAGGACTGGCTAGTTCATGGGACAAGGAGCTGGCGCGTCAGGTCGGGGTGGCCCTGGGTGAGGAATGTCAGGCCGAGGATGTAGCGGTATTGCTTGGTCCGGGTGTGAATATTAAACGTTCCCCGCTGGGCGGGCGTAATTTTGAATACTTTTCCGAAGATCCGTTGTTATCTACGCAGATGGCTACCGGTCATATTCAAGGTGTGCAGAGTCAGGGTGTGGGTACGTCTCTCAAACACTTTGCAGTCAATAATCAGGAAGAACGACGCATGTCGATTGATGCGGTGGTGGATGAACGGACGCTACGTGAGATCTATCTGGCGAGCTTCGAAGGTGCGGTGAAGGATGGACAGCCGTGGACGGTGATGTGTTCCTACAATAAGGTGAACGGTACGTATGCTGGTGAGAATGAATGGTTGCTTACCGACATCCTGAAAGACGAATGGGGTCACGAAGGTCTTGTGGTATCAGACTGGGGTGCGGTCAATGAACGTGCAGACGCCCTTGCAGCAGGACTGGAACTGGAGATGCCAACAAGCGGTGGAATCGGTGAGCGTAAAGTAATCGATGCCGTAGAGAGCGGACAACTGCCGCTGGACAAGCTGGATCGGGCGGTGGAGCGTCTGCTTACGCTGATCTTCAATGCCGTTGATCAAAAGAAAGAAGGGGCTACATATAACAAGGATGAGCATCACCAACTTGCGCGCAAGGTGGCAGCCGAGAGTATGGTTTTGTTGAAAAATGAAGAAGGTCTCCTGCCGCTGGGCCGTGAAGGCGAAGTGGCGTTAATCGGAGCATTTGCGCGTAAACCTCGCTTCCAGGGCGGCGGCAGTTCACACATTAATCCGACCAAAGTGGATGATATTGTGGAAGAGATGACCCAGGTGGCTGGCGAAGGTGTAACCTTCTCGTATGCCCCAGGTTATCGGCTTGAAGCGGATGATGTGGATGAGACATTAATGCATGAGGCTGTTCAGGCAGCGCAGTCGGCGGATACCGCTGTTGTGTTTGTTGGATTGCCAGATCGTTATGAATCCGAAGGGTATGATCGTGTCCATCTGCGTCTGCCTGACAATCATATTCGACTGATTGAAGAGATTGCGAAGGTTCAATCCCGTATGGTCGTTGTGCTGAGCAACGGATCTCCAGTGGAGATGCCTTGGCTGCCGCAAGTACAAGCTGTGCTTGAAGCGTATCTTGGTGGACAGGCGGTTGGTGGAGCGATCGCAGATCTGTTGTATGGTGAGGTGAATCCGTCCGGTAAACTGGCGGAGACGTTCCCAGCCAAGCTGAGCCATAATCCATCTTATCTGAATTTTCCGGGCGAAGGCGATCGTGTCGATTATCGGGAAGGCATCTTTGTTGGATATCGCTATTATGACAAAAAAGAACTGGAGCCCCTGTTCCCGTTTGGTTATGGACTAAGTTATACAACATTTGAATATGCTGACCTGAAGGTAGACCGCACGGAACTGACTGATCATGATGAGGTGAATGTGCAAGTTCGGGTCACTAATACCGGAGACAGAGCGGGCAAGGAGATTGTACAGCTGTATGTTAGCGACGTAGAGAGCACAGTTATTCGTCCGGTCAAAGAACTGAAGGCTTTTGCCAAAGTAGCGCTTGAACCTGGAGAGTCAAAATTAGTGAGTTTTACACTAAATAAGCGTTCATTCGCCTATTACAATGTAGATATCAAGGACTGGCATGTGGAGACAGGAGAGTTCGAGATTCAGGTGGGCAGCTCCTCTCGGGACATTCATGTGCATACACGGGTGAATGTCGAGTCTACAGCGACATTCCTTCCCACTTATACGCGTAATAGCACATTGGGTGATATCCAGCGTGATCCGGCGCATAAGAAGCTATTGGAACAGGCTTTGCAGCAATTCCAGGAGGCCAGTGGATTTGGCGGTGATGATGCGGGTGATCATGCAGATATGATGGATGCAATGATGAAATATATGCCGCTGCGTGCACTGGTTGCGTTTAGCGGTGGGGCCATGACGGAGGAAGCGATGAATGAGCTTCTGGAGCAGCTAAACAAGAAGGATCATGGTATTCGGGGATAAAGCGCAGCAGCTATAGACCGAATATTCGTTCATCCTTGGATGGAGTGACTCTGCAATCCGTGCAGGAACTGCGCACGAAGCCACAAGAAGGTGTATGTGAGGACCAGCCGCATAGTGGCTGGTACTGTTACCCGATCCGATGATGGATCGGGTTTTCTTTTTGCATAAGGGAAAAGGAGGGTTAACGGGACGGCGGGATGTGAGGTGATCCTTGCAACGTGACAGAGGTGACAGGGCTGCTGTAACTTGCTGAAGCAACATGGTTGTCGTAAAGGATGGATTATTCTATAATGAAGTAATTGATAATCATTTTCAATTAGATTCGGTGAAAGATGACTATGCATGTATTCAGGAGGGGAACATGAATCGTAACCCTAGCTCACATACGTTTGGTTCAAGTGCGTTTGTTCAGACCCGCGATGGTCGCAAACTACATTATATGTCCAGGGGAACAGGAGAACTTACGGTTGTATTTGAGTCCGGTATGGGCGCCTCCAGATCAGCCTGGGGGTTGGTTGCACCCGCCGTTGCTGAGCATGCACGTGCTGTCGTGTATGACAGGGCAGGGGCAGGACGAAGTGATGTCGACTCGGCTCCCCGCAGCCTTGAACGCATTGCAGAGGACCTTGGGGAATTGCTGACAGCACTGGGCCCGGGCCCATTCATTCTTGTGGGACATAGCTGGGGAGGTCCGATTGTACGGGCTGCGGCAGCTGCAAATCCCTCTAGATTACGAGGCATTATTCTGGTAGATCCATCAGACGAGCATTGCGATATGTATTTCTCCAAACTTACTAAAAAGAGCTTTGCCATCAATGGTTTCATTATTCCAATTATGGCGCGTACAGGCTTATATAAGTTGCTCGGTAGCAAAGCTGGAAGCATTCAGCCTGACGATGTGGCGGCGGATCATCTCAAAGAGGATTTCACTGTACACGCAGCCAGCACGATGCTTGCGGAGGGCAGAACATTTCTGAATGACATGGCAGCGCTGCTGGAACATCCTCCGGCTCTGGGTAATCTGGAAGTCAGCGTGATCTCGGGTACGAAACCGGGCAAGGGAGAGGGGAAAATCAGACCTGCTCTCATCACGGCGCATCGCCAGACGGTGAGCCAGTTATCCAATGCGAGATGGATTGGGGCGAATCAATCGGGACATATGGTTATATATACAGACCCTCAAGTCATTATCGATGAAATTGTACGAATGATAAATGAAGTGAGCTTAGGCGCAAGAACAGATCAAAAGTGATACAATACAAAGAAAAGCAGTGCGCGACATTGCTAGACCATATAAGCGGAGTGTGGAGAAGAAAATGAAACCAGTTGAACAAGAACCAACGGGAACCACAAATCCCGGTCGTGCCAGTGTTGGCATGGAAGATATCGTGCGCGCACATCATGTGCTGCGTGAGGTCATTGTAAGAACGCCGTTGCAGCGGGACGCTGTATTGTCGGCCAAATATAACTGTAATGTGTATCTGAAAAGGGAAGACCTTCAAGTGGTGCGCTCGTTCAAAATTCGGGGTGCCTATAATATGATTCGCAGTCTGACACCAGCCGAGATGGAGAAGGGTATTGTCTGTGCAAGTGCGGGCAACCATGCTCAGGGTGTCGCTTTTAGCTGTAATGCCCTTGGGATTAATGGGAAAATCTTCATGCCGAGTACAACCCCGAACCAAAAGGTGAAGCAGGTAAGACGTTTTGGTGGCAGTAACGTTGAAGTGGTGCTGATCGGGGATACGTATGATGATGCCTATGCAGAAGCGATGCGTGCATGTGACGAACAGGGCATGACGTTCATCCATCCTTTTGATCAACCGAAGATTATTGCAGGTAATGGTACGGTAGCGATGGAAATCATGGAAAGTCTCGATGAGAATGCCGACTATGTGTTCGTGACGATTGGTGGCGGAGGACTGGCAGCCGGCGTGGGAACCTACATGAAGACCGTGAGTCCAGAGACACGCATCATTGGAGTTGAGCCACTTGGTGCAGCTTCCATGAGTGAGGCGATGTTCCGCAAACAGGTTGTGACGCTGGATGATATTGATAAATTCGTGGATGGCGCAGCGGTGAAACGGGTTGGTGACCTTACCTATGATATCTGCAGCAGTATACTTGATGACATTGTGAAAGTGCCGGAAGGCAAAGCCTGCACAACCATTCTGGAGCTCTATAATGAAAATGCGATCGTGGTCGAGCCTGCCGGTTCGTTGGCTGTTGCGGCGCTGGAGCAGTATCGTGAGCAAATTGTGGGCAAGACGGTGGTCTGCGTCATTAGTGGCGGGAACAACGATATTGATCGGATGCAGGAGATCAAAGAACGTTCTCTCATCTACGAAGGTCTGAAGTATTATTTTATGGTTAATTTCCCACAGCGTGCAGGAGCTTTACGTGAATTCCTGGAGGAAGTTCTAGGGAAGAATGATGATATCACCCGGTTTGAATATACGAAAAAGCATGATAAGGAAAATGGCCCTGCCCTGGTGGGCATTGAGCTCATGTACAAGGAAGATTACCATCCCCTGATTGAACGTATGAATCGCAAAGGTATCGCCTATACCGAGCTGAACAAAAATTTGAATCTGTTCAACATGTTAATCTGATGAATTATTCAACAAGGCAGTCAGACATGCAGTCGGAGGTGAAATGAAGTATGCAATCAGATCACCAAGAAACATCTCCTCTAATCAGACCTGCGCGGATAGAAGATGCTGATCAGGTCATTCCATTGTTAGTTCAGGCGATAGGAGATATTGCTTACGCGCTTGCGGGTGAGGCGGATCATGAGAAGGCAATGCAGATTTTGCAGGCGTTCTATGTACAGGAAGACAATCGGATTAGCTATCGTCATGTGACAGTGATGGAGCAGGATGGACTGATCGCAGGAATTCTTGTAGCCTATGATGGCGGTGAAGCGGATCTTCTGGACCAGCCGATTCTGAATCGCCCTGGACGAAGTCGGGATGAGAAGTATACTTTGGTTAAAGAAACCCGCCCGGGTGAGTATTATCTGGATACTCTCTCGGTAAGTGAAGCTTATCAGGGGCAGGGCATCGGCCGGGCACTGATGGCTGCTTTTGAGCAGCAGGGCAGGGATCTGGGGCACTCCCAGGTATCCCTGATTGTAGAACAGGACAACGGCCGTGCGCTAATGCTCTATGAACGGCAGGGATATGTCAAAGACGATGTCATTGTCATCGGAGGACATGAGTATAATCATATGGTCAAACCGATTCAATAGAGCAAGGAACCAAGAAAAAACCGCTACAGGGGAGATCCTCCTGCGGCGGTTTTTTTGTCGTAATGATATGTTGTAACTTAGCCTAAATGTAGGCCTGAATGTTAATTTGGGAAGGAGCGGATTAACTTAATAGTTTGCATAATCACTGACCGGCACATGCTGCTCCAGCCATTTCTCGACTTCAGCCGTTTTCTCATATTTCGATTCCTTAACCACGTCCATAAAGGCATCCAGCTTGGTGAGGAATTCGCTATCGACGGATGCAAGGCGTTGCAAGACGCCGTTGTATCCTCTTTGAGCGTTTGGTACCATTTTGTTCGTGTCATAATCAAACAGCGGTGTATTGTTCAGTCCATAAAAAGTATACAGGGTATAACTGTTTAACAGATTATGCACCTGCTTGGCCCGATTCGATTTCGGATGCAGCTCCAGGAATTTTTCCTGACTGAGTGCTCGAAGGAGAATTTCCTGATAGCCAATGACAAGAGCACCGTCATCCGCAGGCAAGTTTTTCGTTTCCTTTGTCATGATATGGATGTAGCTTGAGATATCCTCTTTAATGACAGAGGTATATTTCACGAATGCCGCATAATTCATGATGGGATAGAGAGAGCCTTCGAGCATGACGAGGCGGTAGCCGCTGTCACGGGCTTCTTTTAGCAGTGCACGCAGATCGGAGTCCTGGGTACGCTCCATGAGTTTGGTGAAGCTATCGTTCATCTTGTAAGCCTTGATCATTTTGTCCTGAACGTTAGGAACGAGCAGGCGGTCCGTCATGGCACTCAGTGCCTTCAGGCGAGCATTCTCCAATTGCAGCACCATCAGGGTGGCGTGATGTTTTGTTACTTTTTTGATATGAGATTCGAGATAAGTATCTGCGGCAGGCAAGCCGTTCTTTTTGTAGAGCATGGACTGAAATGTTTGATATATGGTTGTTGAACTGGCAGTTGTGACTTTGGAATCTGTACTGGAAGAAGCGGCAGAAGCAACTCCGGATAATGGAATTACAGCCGATTGGAGCAGCATGAGGACGGCGGTGGCTGTAATGAAGGTACGCATGCCTGTACGTTTGGCAGATTGAAACGATGATGTCATAGATATGAACCTCCCGTAGTTAAGAAAATGATAGCCGTTGTTCACTAGTCACTATACATTAACGTAATTGGGGCAGGATGTGGTTGCGGAATAGTGACAAATTCTTCTGTTATTTTTAACTTTTGGAGGGTGGAAGATAGAGGAAGATTTCTGCGAAAATATTTTTTGTACAACTGGAAACCTTTGAGCTGATCGGAACGTCTTAGTTGTGCATAGGTAAATACAGGAATTATTGAAAAGGACAACGAATCTATTTCGATGTTAACTACATGCGAGAATGGGGATATGGGATATGAGGAAAGCGGGAGGAAAACAAGTGAAGAAGGTAATGTCAGCGCTGGCTGTATCGGCCATGCTGATGTCCGCACTTCCAACGTCGGTTATGGATGCAGCTGCGAGGATCAGCATATATATTAATGATGCAGAGTTATCATCTGCTCAGGCACCTGTGATGAAAGGTGGACGTGTACTGGTTCCGCTTCGGTCGATATTTGAAGGATTGGATGCGAAGGTATCGTACACCAACAGAACCAAAACGATTGTTGCAACTCGCGACGATCAGGAAGTTACTCTGACCCTTGGTTCCAAAACGGCATACATCAACGGGGAAGCGATCTCGCTGGATGTACCTGCAAACACGATTAAGGGCAACACGATGGTTCCGATTCGTTTCGTCAGTGAAGCTTTTGGGGAGAAAGTATTCTGGAACTCGCGCAATCAACGTGTAGATATCAAGACAACGGCAACGCCACCAGTGGATGAGACACAATATGCTGCATGGAACATCTATGGTTCGGTATCTGGAAGTAACGGGGATGGTCGTGACCTGACCGTGAGCTTCACACGTCCAACTTCGGAGAAGGCGGTCTCTGCTTACCGGATTATGTTGGTGAAAACACGCGATGTGAATACCTTCACGGAGTCGGCAGCATCGGCCGTACCTTCTGCAAACTATACATCTGTAACACCGAATGGCAGCAACCCGAAACTGACGCTTAATGCACAGACGCGTGACGTGAACGGGGATTTGCTTAACAGCAATGAAACGTACCGCCTGTATGTACTGACTGTTGGTAACAGCAGCAATAATTATAAAAATGCATTGAACTGGTCTTCCCAGGCATTGAAGCTCAATATTGTGAAATCCACAGTACAGGCAGTTACAAGTCTGCGTGCCGCAGATATTAGTGACTATGGCGATGGCCGCGATCTGGAGATTAACTTCACGCAGCCGAGCACAACATCGAACATTACGTATTATCGTGCTTTTGTTGTTAAAGCGAAGGACTCTTCTGCGTTTAATCTGGCTGCAGCGAACAAAGTGTCCAGTGCAAACTCCACGATCATATACAAAGGCAACGCCGCTGCGGTCAAAAGTCAGTTGACTTCTTCGACTCGGGATACGTCCGGCGATTTGATCAAGAGCGGTACAGCGTATGTAGTGTACATCCTGTCCGTAAGCACAAATACAACAACAGACAGCAAGCTGTCCGCAGCATCCTCTTCACTTACATTGTCCGTGAACACAGCAACGTCTCCGGTAATTACGCAGGTAAGAGACAACTCGGATTATGGAGATGGTCGTGACATTCAAGTGAGTTTCAACCGTTCATCGGATGAGTCCAAGGTAGCGAACTATCGCATCTTCGTGGTGCGTAACTCGGTAGCCAGCAGTTTCAATCTGACGACAGCAAGCAATCTGTCCTCCAGTCTGTACTATACGGTGAACAAAACAGGCAACAACATTACAACGACATTGCCTTCATCCATGAAGGATACAAGTGGTTATAACGTAACGAATCTGCAAGATTATCGCATCTACGTGATGGCAGTGGGCAATCAGCAAAATGGATACACCAATGCGCTGTCAGCTTCCTCCACTGTGCTGAGACTTACAACGAACGGTAACGCGGGAGTGATTAGCAACCTGGCTGTTGCGGATATTGGTGACTACGGTGATGGCCGTGATCTGCGGGTGTCTTTCAACAAAGCTGCGGATGAATCCAGAATCTCTGCCTACCGTGTATATGTCGTTCGTTCCGCTAATGTGGGCAGCTTCACACTAAGCGCAGCTAATGCGTCGAACAACTATACGCAGGTGAACAAAACGGGTGGCAACCTGTCCGTTACGCTTCCGAACTATGCGGTAGATACCAATGGTTATACCATTACCAATAACATTGCTTATCGGGTATTCGTGCTGTCGGTGAATAACAACGGAAACTCCAGTCAGAATGCGTTGTCTGGTTACTCTTCGCAGATTACGCTGACACAGAATGCGGCTGTAACAGCTCCGAGCGGTGTGGTGCCATCTGATATTGGGGATGCTGGAAATGGTAGTGATCTGCGTGTGACGTTTAATAAATCTGCGGATGAGACAAATGTAAATCATTATCGGGTGTTTGTAGTGAAGGCGGGTAGCACGTTTAATCTGAACACAGCGAATGCATTGAGCAGCGCGTATTACAGAACCGTCAGTAAAACGGGAGCTAATCAGACTGTTACTTTAACAAGTAGTTCCAGATCTGTGGACGGTGAACTGATTCGTAATGATGTGGCCTACCAAGTATATGTGATGGCTGTGAATAACAATGCTTCTCTGGCGAATGCATTGTCATCGCCTTCCGGCGCAATCACACTGACTTCGAATACTGCTGTAGCGATGGCGAGCAATGTGGACGTAACTGTGAAGGCAGCAGCGCAGGCATCGGGGGATGCAACTGATATTCTGGTTACTTTTGCTAAGCCTCTTAACGTCACTGGAATATCCAACTATGCAATAATGATAGTGCCATCAGGACAGATCAATTCATTTAATTTAAATTCAGCTAAGTCTGTTTTATCATTGGGTAACTACCTCAATTTACCTAAGAATGAGTCAAGTACGAACGTACAGCCTTTTGCATTTACATCAGATGTTAACGGAACTCCAATTGACTCTAGCAAAACCTATCGGGTCGTTGTTGTATCAGTGTCTGACAGCAACACACGTGAGTCTAGTCTCTCCGTGGCTTCGAAAATCTTTAGTGTGAATGCGAAACAGCAGCAACCAGTTGAAGTGAAGGCCGCAAGCCTTACTGCAACCGATGCAACTGGAGCTCAAGGACCTGCAATAAAAATTAATCTTACTCCGAATGTAACTGAACAAGGAATTTCCCAATATAAAGTTTTTGTTGTGAAAAACGGCTCTACGTTTACTCCTTCTGTGGCAAACGGTGTAAACGATACTGATCGCTTCCAAATTTTTGCAAAAGGATCTAAAGGAGATTTGGCACTGACCCTTTCGAAAGATACAGATGGCGATGCAATTGTTGCTGGAACGTCTTATCAAGTGTATGTCTTGTCTGTTGCGGATCAACAGCAAGCGACGATTAACGCTTTATCCGCTCCTGCCTCAGTGCAATTGGCAGCTGCTCAGCAGCCAGCAACAGGTAGTCCAGCTTCTGATACCCCAGTGGTAGATCCAAATAATACAACATCACCATAAATTTGTGGCTCACGTGTTTCAAACTATGAATTACTGTTTAACTAGTCAACCTCCCTTTTCATTTGAAAAGGGAGGTTTTTCTATTATCCTAGCGCAACTGCCTCACTTAATAATTGAAAATCTTGTCGCCAAAAAGGTTCCTAAGACCATTGCTGGAACAGGACAACCCGATGGATAATAGAAGGAATAAGCTAGAAGCCTATGAGCCGAAAGGAATGATGGAATGCTTGCGTTTCGTTTGACGGGCCAGCCGGATTCCCGGTTGCCGCTGTACCTGTATTGTGTGGGCACGCAGGAAGAGAAAGTTCTGCATAGACCGGATGGATTTCCGGTGTATCAGTTGTTTTTGTCAGGCGGCGGTGAGGGGCAGTTCAGGATTCCGGGAAAAGGGACATGGACCATGGGAGCAGGACAGGTATTCATCGTGGAACCTGGGATTGCGCATGAGTATGTGCCTCGTTCCAAATCCAAAGGAGAACTGGGTTATATCGGTATTGGCGGTGCATCTGCTGGATCGATACTTCATAGCGCGGGTTTGCTTCAGAACGAGCCGTATCCCATCTCCGGTTTTGACATCATCTGGTCGCGGTTAGCAGATCTCTGGCACGCACTGGATCAAGGAGCAACAGAGATGTGGAACACATCAACCCTGATCTACCAGCTCATTTTGGATATAGCACAATCCAAAACTCCATCTGCTGTCGATATTGGAAGTGTTGGACCATCTAAGGAACAGGCTGTAACACGTTCGAATCGGGAGTCCGATATGGGCAAGGAGGCACTCATCCGGGCAGTGGCATTGATGCATACACATTATCAGGATGACCTGTTATTGAGGCATGTCGCTGACGCAGTGGGTTATTCGGTGCAGCATCTCAATCGATTGTTCCATCATCATTATGGCGTGACAGGACATCAATATATGCAGCGATTGCGGTTGCAGAAGGCTTCGGACTGGTTGAACAAGCATCCAAGTGCAAGCGTGCGAGAGGCGGCAGAGAACATCGGCATGGAAGTGAACTATTTTATCCGGATGTTCAAGCGGGAGTTTGGAGAAACACCAGGCAAAGGAATCAAACATCGGCACCAGCTCCAAATGGAAAAAGACCTCACGAATTCGTGAGGTCCCTTAATTGATGATATAACGCGTGTTATGCTGTTTTCTTTTGACCGAATAAAGGTCTTAACGTTGCAAGCCCCACAATGCCGATCACTGTACTCACCCATGGAGCTAGTGCGAATACCGGAAGTTTATCACGGAGCGGATACCCGACAAACAGCACGAGTATCACAACTACGATGTAGATGACGATCCCCCGAATATTGACCTTAGGTATCTTGTTTCTGTCGGCTCCTTCATCATCTGGACGCTCAGCAAGGCGGCGGAGCATCTCCACCAATGCGATTCCGCCAACGGCCGCTACGATTAAGGAGAATAGACTGATGTGTTGGAACGGTTCCGTATCCCCGCCAGTCCAACCCACGAACAGTCCCGCACAACCTTGGATTAACATGACAAAAGATATTGCCGCCCAAGCGATCATGGCATACCACTTGGGTGTCCGTTTCGCTGGTTCAGCATTCTCCGTTGGTTGTGGTTCTGCAACGTTGTCTTTCTTTTTCGATGAAGCTGCTGGACTATTACCAAAGGTTGGACTGGATGTATCGACCTCAGCGGCAGCCGTTTTCTTCGGTGCTGTATCTGTTATCCCGAGCTGTGCATGGATGTCTTGTTCCAGATCAGGTCCGTATAGCTCGCGAGCGGGTTTGTTATCCCGCTGAGCCTGTACGATTGCTTTTCCTGCGGAGAGAATCCATTCTTCCTGTGTTCTCTCGTCCGCTGGCGCATGACGCGCAATGGTGCTGATCTCGTCATACAACTTCACATGTTCAGGTGTCATACGACTCATCTCGGTTATTTGCCGATTCTGTATTTCTTTCAGTTTCTTATAGGAAA
The window above is part of the Paenibacillus sp. 1781tsa1 genome. Proteins encoded here:
- a CDS encoding glycoside hydrolase family 3 C-terminal domain-containing protein; this encodes MERNIKELVQRMTLEEKAGMCSGLDFWHLKGVERLGIPSIMVTDGPHGLRKQDGSADHLGLTSSVPATCFPSAAGLASSWDKELARQVGVALGEECQAEDVAVLLGPGVNIKRSPLGGRNFEYFSEDPLLSTQMATGHIQGVQSQGVGTSLKHFAVNNQEERRMSIDAVVDERTLREIYLASFEGAVKDGQPWTVMCSYNKVNGTYAGENEWLLTDILKDEWGHEGLVVSDWGAVNERADALAAGLELEMPTSGGIGERKVIDAVESGQLPLDKLDRAVERLLTLIFNAVDQKKEGATYNKDEHHQLARKVAAESMVLLKNEEGLLPLGREGEVALIGAFARKPRFQGGGSSHINPTKVDDIVEEMTQVAGEGVTFSYAPGYRLEADDVDETLMHEAVQAAQSADTAVVFVGLPDRYESEGYDRVHLRLPDNHIRLIEEIAKVQSRMVVVLSNGSPVEMPWLPQVQAVLEAYLGGQAVGGAIADLLYGEVNPSGKLAETFPAKLSHNPSYLNFPGEGDRVDYREGIFVGYRYYDKKELEPLFPFGYGLSYTTFEYADLKVDRTELTDHDEVNVQVRVTNTGDRAGKEIVQLYVSDVESTVIRPVKELKAFAKVALEPGESKLVSFTLNKRSFAYYNVDIKDWHVETGEFEIQVGSSSRDIHVHTRVNVESTATFLPTYTRNSTLGDIQRDPAHKKLLEQALQQFQEASGFGGDDAGDHADMMDAMMKYMPLRALVAFSGGAMTEEAMNELLEQLNKKDHGIRG
- a CDS encoding alpha/beta hydrolase, yielding MNRNPSSHTFGSSAFVQTRDGRKLHYMSRGTGELTVVFESGMGASRSAWGLVAPAVAEHARAVVYDRAGAGRSDVDSAPRSLERIAEDLGELLTALGPGPFILVGHSWGGPIVRAAAAANPSRLRGIILVDPSDEHCDMYFSKLTKKSFAINGFIIPIMARTGLYKLLGSKAGSIQPDDVAADHLKEDFTVHAASTMLAEGRTFLNDMAALLEHPPALGNLEVSVISGTKPGKGEGKIRPALITAHRQTVSQLSNARWIGANQSGHMVIYTDPQVIIDEIVRMINEVSLGARTDQK
- a CDS encoding GNAT family N-acetyltransferase, whose product is MQSDHQETSPLIRPARIEDADQVIPLLVQAIGDIAYALAGEADHEKAMQILQAFYVQEDNRISYRHVTVMEQDGLIAGILVAYDGGEADLLDQPILNRPGRSRDEKYTLVKETRPGEYYLDTLSVSEAYQGQGIGRALMAAFEQQGRDLGHSQVSLIVEQDNGRALMLYERQGYVKDDVIVIGGHEYNHMVKPIQ
- the ilvA gene encoding threonine ammonia-lyase IlvA, whose protein sequence is MKPVEQEPTGTTNPGRASVGMEDIVRAHHVLREVIVRTPLQRDAVLSAKYNCNVYLKREDLQVVRSFKIRGAYNMIRSLTPAEMEKGIVCASAGNHAQGVAFSCNALGINGKIFMPSTTPNQKVKQVRRFGGSNVEVVLIGDTYDDAYAEAMRACDEQGMTFIHPFDQPKIIAGNGTVAMEIMESLDENADYVFVTIGGGGLAAGVGTYMKTVSPETRIIGVEPLGAASMSEAMFRKQVVTLDDIDKFVDGAAVKRVGDLTYDICSSILDDIVKVPEGKACTTILELYNENAIVVEPAGSLAVAALEQYREQIVGKTVVCVISGGNNDIDRMQEIKERSLIYEGLKYYFMVNFPQRAGALREFLEEVLGKNDDITRFEYTKKHDKENGPALVGIELMYKEDYHPLIERMNRKGIAYTELNKNLNLFNMLI
- a CDS encoding alpha/beta hydrolase, which produces MKHIYKAGAQPDAPTILLLHGTGGTENDLIGLAEMIAPGAGILGVRGNVSENGMPRFFRRLAEGIFDEEDLIARTAELGSFVDAAAAEYGFDRSNVYALGYSNGANIAASLIFHQADVFKGAILHHPMVPLRGLELPDLKGLPVFIGAGENDPIVPRRETEELASLLSGAGADVNTYWERQGHQLTRTEAEAAAAWFKTQA